The Bradysia coprophila strain Holo2 chromosome IV, BU_Bcop_v1, whole genome shotgun sequence genome includes a region encoding these proteins:
- the LOC119066550 gene encoding 28 kDa heat- and acid-stable phosphoprotein: MPRGKYVNHKGRSRHFTSFEELEEERKNKLKKQQERGDDEDSSEEEEEDKSSDDGSDESDSDESEDENKKAKGVSGLIEIENPNRVQKKSAEKVTKVNTAGPSKPELSRREREELEKQRAQANYQKLHAEGKTDQARADLARLAIIKQHRAEAAARREAEKKEKEEKSKKT, from the exons atgccTAGAG GAAAATATGTCAATCACAAAGGTAGAAGTCGTCACTTCACCAGTTTCGAGGAGTTGGAAGAGGAGCGCAAAAATAAACTAAAGAAACAGCAAGAAAGAGGTGACGATGAAGATAGCTCGgaggaagaagaagaggaTAAGTCTAGCGATGACGGTAGTGACGAATCAGACAGTGATGAAAGCGaagacgaaaacaaaaaagccAAAGGAGTGTCCGGtctaattgaaattgagaatCCAAATCGAGTTCAAAAGAAATCGGCCGAAAAGGTAACGAAAGTGAATACAGCCGGACCGTCGAAGCCAGAATTGTCGCGACGTGAACGGGAAGAATTGGAAAAACAGAGAGCACAAGCCAATTACCAGAAATTGCATGCGGAGGGCAAAACTGATCAGGCTCGCGCTGATTTGGCACGATTAGCTATAATTAAACAACATAGAGCCGAGGCAGCTGCACGACGAGAGGCTGAAAAGAAAG AGAAGGAAGAAAAGAGCAAGAAAACATAG
- the LOC119066551 gene encoding trypsin beta-like, translated as MSIVLRSLCIVACALAVCANPQKNVNIQSRIAGPHTAATAGQFSYMASIRSTSLTSLTRSHICGGSVIAAKWILTAAHCLCNEYINQILDLVASLLPPALPVVKILNKMVCHAVDPRKLTVVTGSNYLNAGGTEISVQSVAQHPDYDSQLIINDIAVIELKSETTATRILLSGVVPINTIFLLSGWGLESGTATILPNELQTAELDQMDTLICEAVITAAVPSAVVNDNNLCSYDESSPCPGDSGSPLTAVLSLSAGAARVQVGIVSYGISTETSVCDNDYPSIYTNVPRFCSFVYNATGVNCVV; from the exons ATGTCGATAGTATTGAGAAGCTTGTGTATCGTTGCCTGTGCTCTTGCAGTTTGCGCAAATCCGCAGAAAAACGTTAACATCCAATCACGAATCGCTGGTCCTCACACCGCTGCTACTGCAGGTCAATTTTCGTATATGGCGTCAATTAGATCCACATCACTGACATCATTAACCAGGTCACATATATGTGGTGGATCCGTCATTGCTGCTAAGTGGATTTTAACCGCAGCACATTGTCTTTGTAATGAGTACATAAATCAAATACTAGACTTAGTGGCTTCTTTATTACCACCTGCATTGCCTGTAGTCAAAATACTGAACAAGATGGT GTGCCATGCAGTTGATCCACGTAAACTTACGGTTGTTACAGGCTCAAATTACCTGAACGCAGGAGGAACTGAAATTTCAGTGCAGAGTGTTGCGCAGCATCCAGATTACGATTCTCAGTTGATCATAAACGACATCGCCGTGATAGAATTGAAATCAGAAACAACAGCTACTCGGATACTATTGTCAGGAGTCGTACCGATCAATACGATATTTTTACTCAGTGGCTGGGGACTCGAGAGT gGAACTGCTACCATCCTTCCAAATGAACTACAAACAGCAGAACTCGATCAAATGGACACACTTATTTGCGAAGCAGTAATAACTGCTGCCGTTCCTAGTGCTGTTGTGAATGACAATAATCTTTGTTCATACGATGAATCGTCCCCTTGTCCTGGTGATTCAG GTAGCCCATTAACGGCCGTCCTTTCTCTATCTGCTGGTGCAGCTAGAGTTCAGGTTGGCATTGTTTCTTATGGCATTTCGACTGAAACTTCGGTATGTGACAATGACTATCCTTCTATATACACGAACGTGCCAAGATTCTGCAGTTTTGTCTATAATGCAACTGGAGTGAACTGCGTGGTGTAG